The following are from one region of the Geoalkalibacter subterraneus genome:
- a CDS encoding TAXI family TRAP transporter solute-binding subunit translates to MSIAFSHPLLRIAVLVGIIFAGTTVSAVQWGPQRLTFVGGPAGGTFEQVAKKAVAHINDHQTEATLNYSLTGGSVENLRRINKGQADMGIVYAADLFLGREGRLPFDERTYDNVYTLASFYLAPAQLIVKPDSQIEGINDLIGKRVAVGSIGSGTAATAQRFLTALDIWDQIKPEFIGYQDAISALGHGYVDAMWVLAGIPNSAVTQAAESYPIRILDLSEAAEKSGFFKNYPFYSLFTVPAGTYPGVESTIATFADQALWVAGKSVDPELVKGIMKALEEGGTDAEHPLKFENPPPPSIAPMHDGAEAFWRSLNSP, encoded by the coding sequence ATGAGCATCGCCTTTTCGCACCCCCTTCTGAGAATTGCGGTGCTGGTGGGAATCATATTCGCCGGCACCACGGTATCGGCTGTTCAGTGGGGACCGCAACGACTCACTTTTGTTGGGGGCCCTGCGGGGGGAACATTTGAGCAGGTCGCTAAAAAGGCCGTGGCACATATCAATGACCACCAAACCGAGGCGACTCTCAATTATTCCCTGACAGGCGGATCGGTCGAAAATCTGCGCCGCATCAACAAGGGTCAGGCGGACATGGGCATCGTCTATGCCGCAGACCTCTTCCTGGGGCGTGAAGGTCGTCTTCCGTTCGACGAGCGAACTTACGACAATGTGTACACCCTGGCATCCTTTTATCTTGCACCAGCCCAACTTATCGTAAAACCTGACAGCCAAATTGAAGGTATCAATGATCTTATCGGCAAGCGCGTTGCTGTTGGCAGCATCGGCTCGGGCACGGCCGCAACGGCGCAGAGGTTTCTTACCGCCCTGGACATTTGGGACCAGATAAAACCCGAGTTCATCGGATACCAGGATGCCATTTCCGCCCTTGGTCATGGCTATGTCGACGCCATGTGGGTCCTGGCCGGCATTCCCAACTCCGCTGTCACCCAAGCTGCGGAGAGCTATCCTATCCGAATACTGGACCTCTCTGAGGCGGCAGAAAAAAGTGGCTTCTTCAAAAACTACCCGTTCTACTCCCTGTTTACTGTCCCGGCAGGCACCTACCCAGGGGTGGAAAGCACAATTGCCACCTTCGCTGACCAGGCACTCTGGGTTGCTGGAAAATCAGTTGATCCTGAATTGGTAAAGGGAATCATGAAAGCGCTGGAAGAGGGCGGAACGGACGCTGAGCACCCGCTTAAATTCGAAAACCCGCCACCGCCCTCAATAGCCCCGATGCACGATGGCGCAGAGGCTTTCTGGAGATCGTTGAACTCTCCTTAA